In one window of Mytilus galloprovincialis chromosome 6, xbMytGall1.hap1.1, whole genome shotgun sequence DNA:
- the LOC143080901 gene encoding cilia- and flagella-associated protein 90-like has translation MDDDGKRMSLYGKSEPNPGELDGIWKNVLSRTERITRNHLATIGDGSRHWRGIKKWSRSELDPVCTTVYDHRKRETVADVLSTYDRLFHIKYGYDSKLHRDDRGRIKTIGLSVQDEEQQRVIPVLSSSHYGSRLDKPLESFFRKHSKIEHILKGFYYRRGTGLPPCDI, from the exons ATGGATGATGATGGAAAACGAATGTCTCTGTATGGTAAGAGTGAACCAAATCCAGGAGAACTAGATGGAATATGGAAAAACGTATTGTCA AGAACGGAAAGAATTACAAGAAATCACTTGGCTACGATTGGAGATGGATCGAGGCATTGGCGAGGCATAAAAAAGTGGTCACGGTCAGAATTAGACCCTGTTTGTACTACCGTATACGACCACAGAAAACGAGAAACTGTT GCTGATGTATTATCAACTTATGACCGcctttttcacataaaatatggATATGACAGTAAACTGCATCGTGACGACAGGGGCAGGATAAAAACTATCGGGTTGTCAGTTCAAGACGAG GAACAACAGAGGGTTATACCTGTGCTGTCCTCGTCACATTACGGAAGTCGTCTTGATAAACCATTGGAGTCTTTCTTCAGGAAACACAGcaaaatagaacatattttgAAAGGTTTTTATTACAGAAGAGGAACTGGATTACCTCCCTGTGATATCTAA